The segment GCGCGGTCCGGCTCGCGCCGCGCGCCGACTGCGAACCCGACTTCGAGGACACCGCGCACGGCTGGCTGGAGAGCGTGGTCGCCGCGCTGACCGCCGCCGCACCGGCCCCCGCGCCCACCCGGGCCGCGCCGCTGACCGCCACCCTCACCGGGAACCGGCTGCTCAGCCTGCCCGGATCGGCCAAGGAGGTGCGCCGGTTCACCTTCGACACCGGCGGCCGCCTCGACTACCGGGCGGGCGACGCGCTCGGCGTCTGGCCGGTCAACAGTCCCGAGCTGGTGGCCGAGTTCCTGGCCGCGACCGGCCTGTCCGCGGACACCGTCGTCGACCTGGACGAGCCGATGACGCTGGGTGACGCGCTGTCCCGGCGGCTGGACATCACACGGATCACCAAGGACCTGCTGCGCTTCGCGGCGGAACGGGGCCACGCCGGCCACCTGAAGACCCTGCTGCGCGCCGACAACAAGGGTGAACTGGCCAAATGGTCGTGGGGCCGGCAGGCCGTCGACGTCATCGCCGAGCACCCGGTCCGGGCGGCCGCGCAGGAGTGGGTGGACGTGCTCAAGCGGCTGCAGCCCCGGCTGTACTCGATCAGCTCCAGCTCGCTGACCGAGCCCGGCCAGGTGAGCCTGACCGTGTCCGTGGTCCGTTTCGACAACCACCTCGGTCGTCCCCGCAAGGGCGTCTGCTCGACCCATCTGGCGGACGCCGCCCCGGGCGCCGAGGTGCCGATCTTCGTGCAGAAGGCCCCGCACTTCCGGCCCCCGGCCGACCCGGCCATCCCAATGATCATGGTCGGGCCGGGTACCGGAGTCGCGCCCTTTCTCGGCTTCCTCCAGGAACGGCAGGTGCTGGGCGCGCCCGGCCCGAACTGGTTGTTCTTCGGCGAACAGCGCCGGGCGACCGACTTCTACTACGCGTCGGAACTGGCCGCACTGCAGGACGCCGGCACGCTGACCCGGCTGGACCTGGCGTTCTCCCGGGACCAGCGGGCCAAGGTGTACGTCCAGGACCGGATGCGGGAGCACGGCGCGGCCCTGTGGGCCTGGCTGCAGGACGGCGCCCACTTCTACGTGTGCGGCGACGCCAGCCGGATGGCGCGCGACGTCGACCGGGCGTTGCATGACATCGCCGTCAACCATGGGCGGCTGAGCGACGAGGCGGCCACGGCTTACCTGAAGCAGTTGGCCGCCGACAAGCGTTACGTCCGCGACGTGTACTGACCGCGGTCAGCCCATCCGGCTGACCGCGTTGCGCACGCGCAGCAGGTCTTTTCGGCGCTGCTCCATCGTGGTGGCGATGCCGACCAGCAGCAGGCCGCCGATGGCCAGCGGCACCCAGCGCGGCACCAGGTCCCAGAACTGGATCACCTCGTGCAGTGCGACCAGCGCCAGCACGCCGCCGCCGGTCACCACCGGCGCTTGGAGCCGGGCCCGGGCGCCGATCACCAGTACGGCCAGGGCGGCGACGCCGAGCAGGAGGCGCCGGCCGTACTCCGGGTTGTACGAGGCGCTGTTGCTGATCACCGCGAGGGTGGGCAGGAAGCCGGCGGCCAGCGCTGGGCCGTACGCGGTCCACGACGGCAGACCGGGTCGTCCCCGGCGGGCGAACCAGCCGGCGGCTAAGGCCAGCGCGGCGGCGGGGAGGGTGTAGAGCTCGGCCGTTTCCACGTCGAGCGAGACGAGGAACAGCCACCAGCCGAGTAGGGCGGCGCCGCCTGCCGCGATCGCGTAGGTGAAGCGGGTGCGGCGGCTCTCCCCTGGTAGCAGAGCCCGGAGGACCAGGACGGTGGACCAGAGCGTGCAGATCACGGCTGCGCGTTCGGTGGTGTCGGTCAGGAAGAGGGCGACCACCGCGGTGGAGTGTGCGACGGCGGCTACCGGTCTGGCCTCGTGCGGCCGACCGTAGCGGGTCAGGGCAGCGTCCAATGCGGCTGCCGCTGCGGCGGCGGCCAGGACGGTCAGGGCGGTGTTGTCGGCGTCCAGGCCGGCGCTGTCGGCGGAGGTGTAGGCGAGGGCGGTCACGGCGAGCGCTGCGGTTACCCAGCCGGTGGTCCTTGCGGACTCGGTGCGGGCGCTGACGCCGATCACGGCTGCCGCCACTGTCAGGAGGCCGAGGGCGGCCAGGGTGGCGCCGTAGGTGGGGGCCGAGCCCGCCAGGCCGGCTGCGGCGAGCGCGCCGAACAGCGCTGCAATCGTCCGGGGTGTGGTGAGGGCGAGCGCTACCAGGCCGGTGAGGCCGACGATCAGCCCGGCCATCGGGACGGTCGGCCAGGGCGCCCGCGCGGCAGCGAACGCCAGCGGAATCGCCAAGGCGAGAAGCGGTGCGGCCGCCGATACCGCGGCGCGCACCAAGCTTGCCGTGCCGGCCGGGCTTGCCGTGTCGGCCGGGCTTGCCGTGTCGGCCGGGCTTGCCGTGTCGGCCGGGCTTGCCGTGTCGGCCGGGCTTGCCGTGTCGGCCGGGCTCGGGTCGTTCGGCGCGGTTGTTGGGCGGCCGGCGGCGTGCAAGCCGGTGAGGGCGGTCCCCACCGCGACGATCAGCACCGCGGTCACGGTCGACCAAGCGACCGGCGAGACCGCCGGCACCACGCCGGACCACATTCCGGCCAGCTCCTCATACGGCTCGAGGAGAACGACCGCCAGATCCGGCCACGTCACCACGACCAGCACCACCGCGGGCACCGGGACAGCGGACGCGCAAGCCCCGGCATTCGCGGCGCGCAGCCACAGCATCGCCGCCACCAGGAGCAAGGCGCCGGCCGCGTAGAGCGCCACCGGATCATCCCCGGCGAACGCCCACAACGGACTCGACGTCGTCAGCAGCAGGGCGATCGCGAGAGCCTCGCCCGCGTACCAGGGGAGCAACCACACCGCGCCGCAGAGCAGGACGACCACCCCGAAAACCGTGCGCACCTGGACCGTCGGGGAGGCCTCCACCGCGATCAAGGCCAGCCACACCGCCGCCGGGACCGCGAGCAGGCCGATCGCCACGGCGCCCGCGCCGGCGTCGGCGCGGCGTGGTCCGGACCGTACCGCCAGGGCCATACCGATAGTGATCAGCGCGATCGCGGCGCAGACACCCGCGGCCACCCCGGGCCGGCCGAGGCCGGTGAGCAGTGCGTGCCCGGCCGCCGCGGCGGAGACCACGAGCCGGACCGCGAGCGTGCCCGGGGTCCGGGCCCGTGCAGCAAGCGCCAGCGCGACCGCGGCGACCAGCATGCCGACGATCGCTGCCGACCACCACGGCAGCCGGAAGGCCGCCGGCGCCAGGAACCCCACCACCGCCAGAGCGGTCAGGCCGAGGTCGATGCGGGTTCGGGCGGGTAACAGGAGGAGGTACGCGCAAACGACCGCCCCCGCCGCCACCGGCAGATCCCGCCCCACGCCGGTGACCGTTTCCGCCCACGGCGCCTCGAACAGTGGCCAGGCGGCCTCGACACTGTTGCGCGCTGCGACGACCGTCCAGCCGGCAACCGCGACCGCCGGGACGGCCACCACGACGAGCGCGCCGATCCACGGGCCGTACCCGACGATTCCCGGCAACCGCGGCCGGGCCACTGCCGCGAGTGCGGCCAGGATCAGTCCGACCACGGCGAGGCGCAGGGTGCCCGTACCGAAATCAAGCCGCACCGCCCAGCCCGCGGCCGCCGTGCCCAGCGCGACCACCAGCAGCCCGCCGGTGACCGCCTGCGCCGGCCGGCTGCCGCTCAGCCACGCGGCGCCGGTTACGACCGCGGTGACCAGCACCAGCACACCACCGGCGGCAGCCGCACGCGCCAACCCGTCGGCGGCGATCAACTCCGGCAGCGTCAGCAGAGCGGCCAGCGCAGCCGCGGCGCCGCCACAGACGTACGCGATCAGCCCCACCCCGTCCACCGCGAACCGGGACGGCCGCACCCGCAGCACCACCACGTTGAACGCGGCCACCCCGGTCAGCGCGAGCGCCCAGCCGAGCAGATCCGGCGAGGCCGCCGCCGCAGCCAGCGGCAGCACCGGTTGGGCAACGAGCAGAGCCGCGAGCCGTGGACCGGGCAGCCCGACCAGCCGCCCGTACCCGAGGGCCGTCACCGCGGTCACCGTGCAGACCGCGGCGGCGTACATCTCCGGGGGTGAACCCGCCACCCCGAGAAAGTCGACCGCCCAGGCCGCGTACCCATCAAGAAGAATCATCAAAAGCCCGACCGCCGCCAGCGTCTCCGCGGCGGCCGTCAGGCCACGCCGAGCCGCGAACGGCGGCACCGCCAGCACCGCAGCCGTGGCCGCGCCGAGCAGCAACGCCCGCCCGAGCACGCCGACCTGGGCCCAGGCCACCGCGGTGAAGACCGCGGCCGCCACAATCAACAGCAACCCACCAAGCGCAAAAAGCACATTTTGTACGGTGACCTGCGCCAACTTCCCCTCAGCCCCCACGGCCCGCGGCGTGCCCGGCCCGTGCTGCGCGTCCCCGCCGGCTGGAGCCGCTTGGAGTCCGGCCGCCTGGGCTGCGGTCGCTTCGGCCGCGCCTGCCTGGGCCCCTTCTGTCTGGGCCCCTCCTGCTTGGGCGCCTCCTGCCTGGGCCCCTTCTGTCTGGGCCCCTCCTGCTTGGGCGCCGGCCGCTTGGAACCCGGCCGGCTGAGCTGCAGCCTGGCCTCCGGCGGCTTGAGCCGCGGCCGCTTGGGCTGCGGCTGCCTGGACTGCCGCGCCCACTCGGAACGCTGCCGCGTTGCGCCGGGTCGTGACGTCGCTGAGGTGGCGCTGCATGGCGTCGAGCTCGGCGCGGGCCGCCTGGAGGCGCTGGTGGAGGCCGGCGAGTTCCGCATCCAGCCGGATCACCTCGATCGCGTCGGCGTCCGGGGCGCGCCCGCAGGACGGACAGCCGGACGCCGAGGAGGCGGTGGCGCCGCAGTATGGGCACGGGTACGAAGTGGTCACGGCCGTTCCAGTGGTGAGGGGGACCCGGGGTGGAGCACAGTGTCCAGCAACTCACCGAAATTCTCTGTCCTGTGCGCAAACTCTTCACTCGCGCATCATGCGGATACGTTCAGCCTGCTCAAGTTGCATGCGCCGCCCCAGACGCAGGA is part of the Actinoplanes sp. NBC_00393 genome and harbors:
- a CDS encoding SCO7613 C-terminal domain-containing membrane protein codes for the protein MLFALGGLLLIVAAAVFTAVAWAQVGVLGRALLLGAATAAVLAVPPFAARRGLTAAAETLAAVGLLMILLDGYAAWAVDFLGVAGSPPEMYAAAVCTVTAVTALGYGRLVGLPGPRLAALLVAQPVLPLAAAAASPDLLGWALALTGVAAFNVVVLRVRPSRFAVDGVGLIAYVCGGAAAALAALLTLPELIAADGLARAAAAGGVLVLVTAVVTGAAWLSGSRPAQAVTGGLLVVALGTAAAGWAVRLDFGTGTLRLAVVGLILAALAAVARPRLPGIVGYGPWIGALVVVAVPAVAVAGWTVVAARNSVEAAWPLFEAPWAETVTGVGRDLPVAAGAVVCAYLLLLPARTRIDLGLTALAVVGFLAPAAFRLPWWSAAIVGMLVAAVALALAARARTPGTLAVRLVVSAAAAGHALLTGLGRPGVAAGVCAAIALITIGMALAVRSGPRRADAGAGAVAIGLLAVPAAVWLALIAVEASPTVQVRTVFGVVVLLCGAVWLLPWYAGEALAIALLLTTSSPLWAFAGDDPVALYAAGALLLVAAMLWLRAANAGACASAVPVPAVVLVVVTWPDLAVVLLEPYEELAGMWSGVVPAVSPVAWSTVTAVLIVAVGTALTGLHAAGRPTTAPNDPSPADTASPADTASPADTASPADTASPADTASPAGTASLVRAAVSAAAPLLALAIPLAFAAARAPWPTVPMAGLIVGLTGLVALALTTPRTIAALFGALAAAGLAGSAPTYGATLAALGLLTVAAAVIGVSARTESARTTGWVTAALAVTALAYTSADSAGLDADNTALTVLAAAAAAAALDAALTRYGRPHEARPVAAVAHSTAVVALFLTDTTERAAVICTLWSTVLVLRALLPGESRRTRFTYAIAAGGAALLGWWLFLVSLDVETAELYTLPAAALALAAGWFARRGRPGLPSWTAYGPALAAGFLPTLAVISNSASYNPEYGRRLLLGVAALAVLVIGARARLQAPVVTGGGVLALVALHEVIQFWDLVPRWVPLAIGGLLLVGIATTMEQRRKDLLRVRNAVSRMG